The Blastomonas sp. SL216 DNA window CATCGTCCCCAGCGCGCCGGTGAGCGTGTCGCCGTTGACCAGGCCCTGGCCACCAACAGTGAAGGTAAGCGCCGGGTTCGCGTTGCCATAGATGCGGCTGAGTGCATCGGCAGTGACCGTGATCGGTACCGTGCGGTTACCGTCAGGTTCGCACCGGTATAGGTCAGCGCGTAGTTGCTGCCAGCCGCCAGCGAGCCTTGCGTAATCGCGTAACTGCCGACGTTGCTTGTCAGCCCAGCCGCTGTCGCTAGCGCGCCGCTCAGCGTGTCGCCATTGACCAGGCCATCTCCGCCGACCGTGTAGGTCAGTGCCGGGTTCGCGTCGCCATAGATGCGGGTGAGAGCGTCAGCGGTGATCGTCAGCGGGCGGGCGGTTACCGTCAGGTTCGCACCGGTATAGGTCAGCGCGTAGTTGCTGCCAGCCGCCAGCGTGCCCTGCGTGATCGCATAGCTGCCGACGTTGCTCGTCAGCCCAGCGGTCGTCGCCAGCGCGCCGGTCAGCGTATCGCCGTTGACCAGGCCCTGGCCACCGACCGTGTAGGTCAGCGCCGGGTTCACATTGCCATAGATGCGGGTGAGCGCATCGGCCGTGACCGTCAGCGGACGGGCGGTTACCGTCAGGTTCGCACCAGCGTAGGTCAGCGTATAGTTGCTTCCAGCCGCCAGCGATCCTTGCGTGATCGCGTAACTGCCGACGTTCGAAGTGAGCCCTGCCGTGGTCGCCAGCGCGCCGGTCAGAGTGTCGCCGTTGACCAGGCCCTGACCGCCGACCCTGAACGTCAGCGCATGGTTGCCGTTGCCATAAATCCGGCTCAGCGCATCTGCCGTGATCGTCAGCGGGCGCGCGGTGATGGTGAGGTTCGCACCGGTATAGGTCAGCGCGTAGTTCGAGCTAGCTGCGAGCGACCCTTGCGTAATCGCATAGGTGCCGACGTTCGAAGTGAGCGCTGCCGTGGTCGCCAGCGCGCCGCTCAACGTATCGCCGTTGACCAGGCCATGGCCACCAACAGTGAAGGTAAGCGCCGGGTTCGCGTTGCCATAGATGCGGCTGAGTGCATCGGCGGTGACCGTCAGCGGACGGGCCGTGACGGTCAGGTTCGCGCCGGTATAGGTCAGCTCATAGTTGCTGCCAGCGGCCAGCGACCCTTGGGTGATCGCATAGCTGCCGACGTTGCTGGTCAAGCCAGCTGTCGTCGCTAGCGCGCCGGTCAGCGTATCGCCATTGACCAGGCCCTGGCCGCCAACCGTGTAGGTCAGCGCGGGGTTGGCATTGCCATAGATGCGGGTGAGCGCATCGGCAGTGACCGTGATCGGCCGTGCGGTTACCGTCAGGTTCGCACCGGTATAGGTCAGCGCGTAGTTGCTGCCAGCCGCCAGCGAGCCTTGCGTAATCGCGTAACTGCCGACGTTGCTTGTCAGCCCAGCCGCTGTCGCTAGCGCGCCGCTCAGCGTGTCGCCATTGACCAGGCCATCTCCGCCGACCGTGTAGGTCAGTGCCGGGTTCGCATTGCCATAAATGCGGCTGAGAGCGTCAGCGGTGATCGTCAGGGGACGGGCAGTTACCGTCAGGTTCGCACCAGCATAGGTCAGCGCGTAGTTGCTGCCAGCGGCCAGCGTCCCCTGCGTGATCGCATAGCTGCCGACGTTGCTCGTCAGTCCAGCAGTGGCCGCTAGCGCGCCGGTGAGCGCGTCGCCGTTGACCAGGCCTTGGCCGCCGACCGTGTAGGTGAGCGCCGGGTTCGCATTGCCATAAATGCGGGTGAGAGCGTCAGCCGTAACCGTGATCGGTACCGTGCGGTAACGGTAAGGTCTGCGCCAGTAAAACCAGTCAGCGTGTAATTTGAGGAAGCCGCCAGCGAGCCTTGCGTGATCGCATAACTGCCAACGTTGCTCGTCAGCCCTGCCGTTGTCGCTAGCGCGCCGCTCAGCGTGTCGCCGTTGACCAGGCCCTGGCCACCGACCGAGTACGTCAATGTCGGATTTGAACTTCCGTAGAAACGGCTCAGCGCATTGGCGGTCAAGGTGATCGAACGCGGATCGATCGTGAGATTCGCGCCGTTGAAGGTCAGCGCATAGTTGCTGCCCCCTGACAGACTTCCCTGGCTGATGGCATAACTGCCGACACCCGATGCCTGAGTCGCTGTCGTCGCCAGCGCACCGGTGAGCGTATTGCCGTTGACAAGGCCCATGCCCCCCACCGTGAAGGTAAACGCAGGATTGGCATCGCCATAGATGCGATTCAGCGCATCCGCCGTGACCGTGATGGGCCGCGCCGTGACGGTCAGATTCGCACCGCTATAGGTCAGCGCGTAGTTGCCGCCTGCGGAAACCGAGCCCTGTGTGATCGCATAGCTGCCTACGTTGGTCGTCAAGCCGGCGGTCGTAGCCAGCGAACCGGTGACAGTATCGCCGTTGACAAGGCCCTGGCCGCCAATCGTAAAGGTCAGTGCGGGGTTGGCTTCGCCATATATGCGGGTGAGCGCATCGGCAGTAACCGTGATGGGACGCTGCACGACCAACAGCGATCCATTGGCAAAGGAGAACTGATAGCCCTCGGCCGAGGCCAGCGTCCCCAAGGACGGGGTGATGGCGTAAGTTCCGATCGCGGTCGTCAAATCGGCAGCCGTTGTGAAGGCAGGCGCGCCCGCGATCGATCCGGCTGCTGTGTCGCCATCGATAAAGCCGGTGATGCCGAAGGTGAAGCTGGGGTTGGCATCGCCGTAATTGCGGGTGAAATTGTCGGCCGTGACCGTCAGCACCGGTGCGATGCGATAGGCAAAGAAACTGCCGCCGGGGTTCAGCGCAGCAAACGCAGTGGCGTTGGATACATTGTAACGCTTCAGATAGCCGGTCACGCCTTCAGTCGTTGTCGCAGGTGCGTCGGAGAAGACGCCATAGGTGCCGCCGCCGGTCAGCGAGAAAGCGCCGGTGCCCGCATTGTTGGTGAACGTGCCCGTCTCGGCCCGGATGTCGATTGCCCGACCCGTGCCCGATGCCCTCAGCACCGCGCCCGAGCGAACGATGATGTCGCTGCCCGCCGTCGTGCCCGCATTGGTCACGCTGATGCTGCCCGCCGTGATACTGCCCAGCGTAATCGCACCGCTGGTAGAATTGGTTAGCCCGGTGCCATTGCCGATTGTAATCGAAACATTGCCCGAGCCAGCATTGATGGCAACCCCCGCGCCCATGGTGATCGCAGCAGCACCGGTTGAACGGTTGAGATTCACCGTAGTCAGGTCGCTGCCGCCACTGTTTGCGATCAGCGTCAAGTTGCCGTCATCGGTAATGATTGAGCCATTGAGCAGGATCGACCGCCCAGCGCGCAGTGTCAGCGCGCCACCCGCTCCGCTGGAATTGGATGCACCAAACGGCGTTGAAACCGTGATATCGTTCGAGGCTTCAAGCGTAATCGCCTGGCCAGTCGACAGCGCGGTTTGCAGCGCGGTGTGGGATATGTTGCTGGTGCCGGTGGCATTGTCGGCGAACAGCAGGCTGCCGACAGCAGGTTCAGCCGGAGTCACCAGCCGCATGGCTGCAATCACCGAACTGTTCGGGGAGCCGAGAACCAGAGACTTTCCGTCATTGTTGAAGGCAACGGCATTACCAATTCCCGCCAGCGCCCCGCCGGTCGTGTCAAAATTGCCGGTGCCGGTATAGCCGCGACCAAAGATATTTGTAAGGCTTGCGCCGCCAAAGTTGGCGTTGGAAAAACTGTAGACACGCACTGCGCCGGCACCAACAACGGTGTTGCTGGCCCCAGCGTCATTGCTGGCCCCAACGGCCAGTTTGTCACCGGCCGCGTTCAGAGCAACCGACGAGCCCAGCAGGTCGCCGGCCTCCAGCGCGGATCCGGGATCGATCGTGTATGAGCGCCCGATAATGCTCGCGAGCGTTCCGCCACCAAAGCTGGTACTGGTAAAATTGAACAGCAGGACTGCACCGGATTCCGCAGCACCATTTGTGCTGCCATCGTCGCCCGATGCGCCGACCGCCAGCCTGTCTCCTGACGCATTCAGGGCTACTGCCGAACCCAGGCGATCGCCGGCTTGCAACTGGGTACCAACATTGACCGATGAGCCAGTATTGAACAGATAGCCAATCGTGCCAAGGTGCGCAACGCCACTGAAATTGTTGTCGGTAAAGAAGAACAGCCGCACCGATCCGGAATCGATCAGCTGGTTCTGGAAGCCATCGTCGCCGATGGCGCCAACGACCAGGCGATTCCCGCTGGCATTCAGTGCGACGGACGTCCCGAAGCCGTCGTCGGTTTCCAGACTGGTCCCAAGATCGAGATTGCCCGTGCCCGAGTAGCCCCGACCGATCGTACTTGCGAGGGCTGCACCGCCGAAGCTGGTATTGGCGAAAGTGAACAGGCGGACTGATCCGGCTCCCGACGCGATGTTGCCGGATCCGTCATCGCCTATGGCACCGACCGCCAGTCTGTCGCCGCTTCCATTGAGCGACACCGAACGTCCGAAATTGTCATTGGCCTCCAGCGAAGCGCCGACATCGAAATTGCGAGTTCCAATATAGCCCCGGCCGATCGTGCCTGCGAGCGCCCCACCTGCGAAACTGGATCCGGTGAACCTGAAAAGATGGACCGCCCCTGCATTTTGCACGCTGTTGCCAAAGCCATCGTCGCTGGGTGCGCCGACCGCCAGGCGGTCGCCGGCTGCATTCAAGGCTACCGAGATGCCGAACTGATCAGTGACGTCAAGCATCCCGCCGAGGTCAAGGCTGCTGATGTCGCTGGCGGTAAAGCCGCTTCCGATCACTCCGGCTAGCGCAGCGTTGCCAAAAAAGGCGTCGCCGAATGTGACCAAACGGACAGAGCCAACCGCGCCAACCGCATTGCCAAAACCATCATCGCCCGTCGCGCCAATCACGAGCCTGTCGCCAGCGGCATTGAACGCGACGGACGTGCCCAGCGAGTCTGAGACTTCAAGTCCCGTGCCGAGATCGAGATCGCCAAGGCCGGTATAACCTCGTCCGATGACGCGGGTAGCGCCGCTGCCCGTGTAAGTGTTGGCGGTATAGGTGAAGAGCCGGACGGCACCGGAATTGGTGGCCGTGTTACCAAATCCATCGTCGCCTGGAGTGCCGACTGCCAGCCGGTTGCCCAGCGCATTGAGGCTGACCGATCGACCAAAGCCGTCCGAAGCTTCCAGGTCTGTGCCGAGGTCGAGGTTGCTGCCGCCGGTATAGCCTTTGCCGATGATGGCCGTCAGTGTGCCGGAACCGAAGCTGGTGTTCCCAAAGCTGAAGAGACGCACCGCGCCGACGCCTGAAGTTGCATCCGTAGCGCCCGCATCTCCATTGGCTCCGACAGCCAGCCGGTCGCCCGCTGCGTTGAGCGATACCGATATCCCGAACTGGTCATTATTGCCCAGCGCAGTCCCCAGATCGAGATTGCCTGTCCCGGTATAGCCGCGGCCAATGATGCCGACGAGTGTCGGGTTGGCAAAGCTGGTGTTGGAAAAAGTGAACAGCCTTACCGACCCTGAGGATGAGGCTATGTTGTTGAAACCGTCGTCGGAAATGGCACCAACCGCCAGCCTGTCGCCTGCTGCATTGAGGGAGACGGATGAGCCGAACTGATCGAAATTTTCCAGGCTCGCGCCCACGTCCAGATTGCCGGTTCCAAAATATCCCCGGCCAATGGTTCCTGCCAGAAGACCGCCGGCAAAGCTGGTGTTGGTGAAGGTGAACAGGCGGACGGAACCCGAGCTGAAGTTGCCGTTGCCGGGGCCGCTATCGGCATTGGCGCCTGCGGCCAACCTGTCCCCTGCGGCATTGAGCGAAACGGACGTGCCGAAATTGTCATTGGCTTCCAGGTTGCTTCCGAGATCGATATTGCCGGTGCCTGTATAGCCGCGCCCGATAATGCCGGCCAGTGCGCCGCCACTAAAGCTGTTGTTCTTGAAGGTGAATAGCCGGACTGCACCGGAATTCGACACGAGATTGGTTGTACCGTCATCGAAAGGCGCGCCAACTGCCAGCCTGTCGCCTGCAGCGTTCAATGAGACCGAGGTGCCGAATCCATCATTGGCCTCAAGCCCGCTCCCCAGATCGAGCGAATAGCCACCGGCATAACCGACCCCCAAGGTCCCGATCTGGTTGACGGTACCGAAAAATTGCTGCCGACAAAGCTGAACAGCCGAACCGAGCCGGAGCTCACGGAGACGTCGCCGAAACCGTCGTCGCCAACCGCGCCCGCCACCAGCCGGGTCCCGTCAGCAGTGAGTGCCACTGCGCTACCAAACTGGTCATCGACCGCCAGCGACGATCCGGGGTCGAAATCCTTGGTCCCTGCATAGCCCCGCCCGATCGTGGCCTGCAGCGTCCCCCCGGTAAAGTTGCTGAGTGAGTAGATAAACAGGCGGACGGCGCCGGATCCGGAAACGCTGTTGGTTGAACCGGCATCGCGCACGGCCCCGACGGCCATGCCATTGGTGCTCAGCGCAACCGAGCTACCGAACATGTCACCGCTTTCCAGGGCAGTGCCCAAGTTGTCGTCGCCTGTGCCGGTATATCCGCGTCCTGTGGTTCCGGAAAAAACCCCGCCACCAAAGTTGCTGTCGGTGAATACGAAGCGCCTGACGGAACCAGCTCCGGGCGCATCATTGGCAAATCCAGCATCGCCAGTGGCACCGACTGCGAGCCTGTTGCCAATTCCGTTCAACGCCACTGCCGAACCAAATCGGTCGGCATTCTCCAGCGCCGAGCCCAGATCCATGTCACCGGAGCCGGTATAGCCCCGGCCGATCGTGCCGACGAGCTGACCTCCCGAGAAGCTGGTGTCAGCAAAGGTGAACAGCCGTACCGCGCCAGTACCGGAGAACGCATTGCCGAAGCCACCGTCAGCACTGGCGCCAACGGCCAATCGGTTGCCGGCCCCGTTCAGGGAAACCGAAATGCCGAAGGAATCGTTCGCGTCGAGTGCAGTGCCGAGGTCAATATCGTTAGCACCGGCATAGCCAAGCCCGATCGTGCCGGCCAGGGCGCCACCCGCAAAGCTGGTGTTGGAGAAGGTGAACAGCCTTACCGACCCGACATTGCTGGCATTGTTGTTCGCACCTGCATCCGACACGGCACCAACCGCCAGCCTGTCGCCCAACTGGTTCAGCGATACAGACCTGCCAAACTGGTCTTGCGCCTCCAGCGCCGCCCCCAGATCGATATTGCCCGCGCCGGTATAGCCGCGTCCAATCGTCCCGACCAGGGCGCCACCGCTGAAGCTGGTGTCGGTGAATGTGAACAGGCGGACCGATCCGCTATTGAAAGCCGTATCACCAAAGCCGTCATCAAGATCGGACCCGACCGCCAGCCTGTCGCCCGTACCGTTCAAGGCAAGCGAGACGCCAAACTGGTCCCCGCCACCAACGTCATTACCCGCAGCGATTCCGGGCGCGACGCCCACGCCGAGAATGGCCGCATATTGCCACGCAGCTGCCTGCGGGAAAGTGCCGATGACGATGTTCCTGGGATCGAGGAGCAGTTCGCCGCCCAGGCCGGTGTCGATCGCGGCAAGGTCGACATAGCGCAGTTGCTCCTTTCCGGAGACCTCCGCCGTGCCGCCGCCGCGGATGCCGGTCGCCTTGATCGCGCCCAGCATCGTCGTCTGCTGGTCCGACCAGATGATCGCGCCGCCGCCGATGCCGCGCGACGACGACACGTCGATCTGAACACCGTCGTTGACGAAGTTGGTCGCCGCATTGGCGATCGGCGCGAGCGGGCCGAAACGGCCCTCGAACCGTTCATAGTCGCTGCGTGTTGCGCGGTCCGCAGCGCCGCCCTGGAAGGCGCCGCCGACGCGCACCAGCCCGCCCTGTTTCATCCCCCGCGCGGAAAGCTGCGTCGACAGCAGCCGGATCGACTTTCCGCCAATGTCGATATTCCCGCCCAGGCCCAGCAGGCCGTCGGCGCGGTAGGTGCCGCTGGTCGCGACATCGCCCAGGCCGGACACCCGAATGGTTCCGCCACTCAGGCCGCCCGACACATCGCTGATGCCGCCGACATTTTCGGTGATCGAACCGCCCGACGTGTAGCGGATCGTGCCGCCATCGCCGCGAAGCGCGCTCGCCTCGACCGTCGCCGCCAAAGACAGCGCGCTGCTCGCCGCCACCGTAACGCTGCCGCCGCCGCGCTCGCCCGAAGCGCTGATCTCGCCGCCCAGCGCCACCGCGCGGCCCGAGATGTTCACCGCGCCACCGGTCAGCCCCGTGCCGCCGCTGGCATCGATCCGGCCCAGCGTCTGCACCACGCCGTCGCCGCCATCGATCTTGACGCTGCCCAGCCGAATCTGGCCGTTCGGTTCTTCGCGGAAGCTCGTCGCAACCAGATCGCCCTCGATCCGCACTGCGCTGGTCATCAGGTCGCGCGCGGCCTGCGCGCTGATATAGATCTGTCCGCCTTGCGCCTCGCTGCGCCCGGCGGCCGTCACCAGCGCCTGCAGTTCGCGTCCGAAAACATCCTTCAGGCCCGCTGCATCCGATACCGGCACCGCGATCTGCAGGAAGCGATCGCCGCCGAAATCGAGCGTGATCGCATCGCCCGCGCCATAGGCGATCCGCCCCAGCCGCGCGGAGACCACGCCTTCGTTGACCACCGAACTGCCCAGCAGTGCGACATCGCCACCGTTGGCGCTGATCGCGCCGCCGTTGAAAATGCCCTTGGCCGCGCCCGTGCGGCGGAAGGTAAAATTGCCGCTGAGGAAATCGGCATCGGCGATGTCGAGCGTCGAGGCGACAAAGGACCCGGTATCGATCTTCGCGCCTGCGCCAATCGCGATGCCATTGGGGTTGATCAGGAACAGCTTGCCGGTGGCGGTGAGCGTACCGGCGATACGGCTGTCGGTATCACCGGTGACGCGGAACAGCGCGCGCGATGCTGCGCCCGGCTGCTGCACGTCGACCGTGGCACCTGCCGCAATATCGAAGCTCTGCCAGTTGACGATGGCCTTGTCGCTCGATTGCTGCACCGTCAGCTTGGTCGGCGAGCTCTGGCTGAACCCGACGGTGCCGAACACCACATCCGCGCCCACCGGCATAGCGCGCGGCACGCTGAGCGTGACCGGTGCTGCGGACGACGCGGCGCCTGCTGGCGATCCGTCGGAAACTGGCGCGGATATGCGGATATCCTCGACCGCAACCGGGGCAGCAATCCGGACATCCTCGACCGTGACCGGGGCCGATATCCGGATATCGTCAACCAGCACCGGGGCAGCGATGCGAATGTCCTCGGGCGCCAGGCGCGACTGGAACCGCACCTCTTCGGGCAGGCGCATCTCGGGAAGCCCCTGAAGCAGGGCCCGCCCGCCTGCCCCCTCTGGCGTGCCGACAGGCGCAGCGACGGTCTGCGCCGCCGCATGACCGGCAAAGCCCATTCCGAATAGCGCCGTCGCTGAAAGAAAAATCGCCTTGCGCCGGGAGTTTGCAGCCGATGCGTAACCCCTAACCTTCAACGACTGCATGCATTACCCCCAAATTTGGGGGTCAACTGTCGCAGTCTGTGACAAATTGCAATCGGTTGTATGCAAGCCTGCGCATTTTATAACTCTTGCAGGTAACGCGCATCGGTGGATGGTCAGGCAAAAAGTCCGATATCATCGACATTTTATGCCACTCTGTGCATCGCACCGATTTTCCGTTGCGATACAGGCCGTTGGCACGGTTGCCCCAAATCGGATCAATGTTCAATCCGCATTTACCATCGCGACTCGGTCGGGTTGACGGAGGAATTGAGGACCAGAGCAGGGGAATGCTGCAACCACGGCGCGCGCGGACGATTGCCTTTCCGTTTTTCACAGGTCTTGCCAGTTGCCATGTCGCAACAGAACCGATGCCAATGGTCTGAGCCTGATGATACGAGCGGGGTCGAACCTGACCTTAGAGCACTTTTCGACCAATTTGGGCCACCGTGATTGGTCGAAAAGTGCTCTAGCTCGCCTCGCTGGCCCACTTCTCGAAGCGCGAGGCATAAGGGGATGTCGGGTCGAGCAGGCGGACAAGATCACGCATTGGAGTTACGCCTTGAAGCATGGGAACATTCAGGAAAATCACGATGCCGTCACGCGACGGCAGGTGTGTGTAGGCCAGAGTGAGTTGGGACCAGTCGCCGCCTTCGTGCCCAATGGTGCGGCGTTGCCCCTGGTCGACAACCACGAACCCGAGCCCATAGCCTTCCGCCTCGGGGCAAATGGTGGGGTACAGGCTGCAATCGACCACCGCTTCATCGCCGCGATCGGTCACGATCCGGTCACGCTCCATGGCGAGTTGCGTACCATAGCCCGTGTGGTCGCCGATCGCAGACATTATCCTCGAATAGTCCCGTAGCGTGATCAGCATTCCGCCCGCGGCCGACCATTCACCGTCTTTCCAGCAGAAGCCCGGTCGGCAACCTGGGTCATAGCGCTTCCCCGTTTCGTCTATTCCGAGCGCCACATTCTGCTGATCGGCGTGATCGACTGTCAGTCTTGCATTCCTGATCCCCAGCGGTTTGAAAAGATATCGGTCGACCAGCGCCGGAAAGCTGGCACCCTGTTTGCGCTCGATGGCCCTCCAGAGATAATTGAAGCCTTCGCCCGAATAGCCATAGCCGCTGCCTGGATCGCGTTCGAACGCCAGCTTGCCGCCCGGACGCAGAAAACGCCAGTTGGGAAATCCGCTGCGATGCGTGAGGATCAAGCGCGGCGTCAGCAACCGATGTCGGGCGTCACCCGCGATGTCGGGGTCCACCCAGTATCGATACAACGGCTCGTCAAGATCGACCTTGCCGTCGGCCACCATCCGCAAAAGGGTCTCGGCAGCGACAGTCTTGGTGATGGAGGCAACATCAAAGCGGGTTTCCGCATTAGCTGGCACACCCCCGGCGTCGCCATGATAGTGCTCGAAAACCAGCTTTCCGTCCCTCAGGACGCCAATGGCGGCGGTGTGAACACGGTGCTCGGTCAAAACCGTATCGATCTGCCGACGCAATAGTGCGTCGCTCGCCTGGGAAGCGGCGTAAACGGGCCGTCGCTCGATCGAGGGGGCACAAGCGGATAGAATTGCCAAGCCGAAGACGGCGACGAGCATCTGGCGTATCATTGGAAACCTCAGGAATGGAGCAACTCGCTCATCCCTGGACACGGCATCGAACCTGATCCGAAAAATCCGGCGAACCGACACAGGTTGGCCGCCAACTTACATCAGCCGGAAAGACCCCGAATAATCCGGGCGCCATCGCGGCTGGTGATCACCGACTTTCCGTTGCACATGTGCAACGTCAGTCGGCCGTTTCCAGCGGGTTCTGCCCGAACGATCGCGCCACGCCTGACGATGTGAGAGCGATGCACGCGCAGGAACTCGCCGGGCAGCGCATGCGTCAGGCTCGACAGCGTCCGGCTCGAGAGAAATGTCCGCTGCATCGTCACGATCTCGACATAGCCGTCGGCGCCCGACAGCTGGACTATCTCATCCAGCGCTACCGAGATGATCTGATCGCCATCCCTCAAAAGGAGCGGCACCGAGGGATCGCCCGGCTCGGGCGATGCCTCCGATGTCGAAGCTGCTGGCGGACTCTGCACCAAAGGATGACGGTCAAGCCAAAGCACGAGTATCGCGTACAGCGTGACGCCCTGGAATATCTGCCAGACCATTGCATTCTCGCTGAATGCGCGCGTCGCCAGCCCGTTTCGTATCCAGCTTCCGGTCAGCGCGAACCCCGCCAGTACCAAAAGATACCAGAAAAAGGTGAATACGAGTGATCCCAGCACATGCGCGCCAAGGCGCACGGTGTTGTCTGGGCGCATTCCACCGGCGAGGTGAAGCATCCCGGAAGCCGCAAACCCAGCCACCCCGAGCGCCATGACATTGATAACTGCCGAGCTGAAAGCATCGAACAGAGCGGAACCCGACAGAAGGAAAGCGAGACAGTAAGCGCAAAACAGCGCTATCAGCGCTCTCATGGCCGTTGCCCTCTGCATGGTTTTCATGTGCAGCATCTCCGTCGTGGCGGCAAGGTCGGGAACAGACCGATGGTTGGCTCGCCATTCTCTTGCATCATCGTCTTGCGACCGCACTGTTCCTTGGCGATGCTATTCAGATGTTCCGCGAGCGCGGATGGCGGATCATCGATGCGGATTTGGCATTCCGGTCAGCCGAGTTCGAACTCGTGCCGCAAGCGCTACCTGCCGGGCAAAGCCTGTTATGGGCACTGGCGAAAACCAACCCGGCACTGGCGGCAGACCTTCGCTATCCCGGTGAGGACGGGAAATACGAAGCTCCAAAAATGGATGCCCTCGGCATTTGAAGTCGGTTGAACTGATCAGCGATCGGCTTGTTCTCCCGAAGACCGGACATTCAAGAAACCACCCTTATTGGCCATACAGCAGCGGCCTTCCGCTTCCTGGAACCTGACAGGCAGTTATCCGAGCATCTCCGAAAAAACTTGCAGGCACAAAGCGACCCACAATCGGTCGGGCGAAGGCCATTTGGGCTGCATCAAGGCCTGATGGTGGTTCAGGTGGTGACCGCCGATC harbors:
- a CDS encoding LytTR family DNA-binding domain-containing protein, whose amino-acid sequence is MKTMQRATAMRALIALFCAYCLAFLLSGSALFDAFSSAVINVMALGVAGFAASGMLHLAGGMRPDNTVRLGAHVLGSLVFTFFWYLLVLAGFALTGSWIRNGLATRAFSENAMVWQIFQGVTLYAILVLWLDRHPLVQSPPAASTSEASPEPGDPSVPLLLRDGDQIISVALDEIVQLSGADGYVEIVTMQRTFLSSRTLSSLTHALPGEFLRVHRSHIVRRGAIVRAEPAGNGRLTLHMCNGKSVITSRDGARIIRGLSG